From one Methanobrevibacter woesei genomic stretch:
- a CDS encoding type II toxin-antitoxin system VapC family toxin yields the protein METYYILDASAFINGFQLETKNNLTVPEITAEIKDFESRLKFDAAIEDGKLVIQDVESKYIKELNQIISKSGDSLRLSGPDKKLIALALMIKDENKNIKVISDDYSIQNVLKIIGIPYSGVITDGIKGVYNWKKVCEGCKKEYPDDYPFDDCEICGSNLFKKRIKL from the coding sequence ATGGAAACTTATTATATTTTGGATGCTTCTGCTTTCATTAATGGATTTCAGTTAGAAACAAAAAACAACCTCACAGTTCCAGAAATAACAGCAGAAATTAAAGATTTCGAATCAAGATTAAAATTTGATGCTGCTATTGAGGATGGTAAGTTAGTTATTCAGGATGTTGAATCTAAATATATTAAAGAGCTCAATCAAATTATTTCTAAGTCTGGTGATAGTTTAAGATTATCTGGCCCTGATAAAAAATTAATAGCTTTGGCTTTAATGATTAAAGATGAAAATAAAAATATTAAAGTAATTTCTGATGATTATTCTATACAAAATGTTTTAAAAATAATTGGTATTCCTTATTCTGGTGTTATAACTGATGGGATAAAAGGGGTTTATAACTGGAAAAAAGTATGTGAAGGTTGTAAAAAAGAATATCCTGATGATTACCCTTTTGATGACTGTGAAATTTGTGGATCTAACTTATTTAAAAAAAGGATTAAATTATAA
- a CDS encoding DUF2117 domain-containing protein, which yields MRIGVVVHGPNIIDSGYVVKIIDLLKEFGEVFCRLGGTMGRTAVIDNFLEDTIDISRKLVPSDSIRLFHDDNVDVIFLLNYGKSHVTGQVFGYKVVNHFLDKIEDSPTPIIQIERPGEEDGSVILWTGDCVDLTSEIASRLNLKIVTPEEIYNEHFKEDDVDNAKKERIVHGVSPDENIMVNSVVIGKSNSDKLTLIAENGYIVDIKGGVLKEHGLEKLGKIDLDKAIIKTGLLRKAKVTPRIINAEHSSDLFKIAFLDHAGEDVYKYKDVDAVVTIGDDTTLISSDILYRFNIPIIGITDGDLDKVVEDGFKADKSVIFELESGHDDIVGGEIFNEIFKGNFILELPKSKGNISDIKNSIIEILNNINCKYNIKDI from the coding sequence ATGAGAATTGGTGTGGTAGTACATGGACCTAATATAATTGATTCTGGCTATGTTGTTAAAATTATTGATTTGTTAAAAGAGTTTGGGGAAGTTTTCTGCCGTTTAGGAGGAACTATGGGGAGAACTGCAGTTATTGATAATTTTTTAGAGGATACTATTGATATTTCCCGTAAATTAGTCCCAAGTGATTCTATTAGATTATTCCATGATGATAATGTTGATGTAATATTTCTTTTAAATTATGGTAAATCTCATGTTACTGGTCAGGTATTTGGATATAAGGTAGTTAATCATTTTTTAGATAAGATTGAAGATTCACCAACACCAATAATTCAAATTGAAAGGCCTGGAGAAGAGGATGGAAGTGTTATTTTATGGACGGGGGATTGTGTTGATTTAACTTCAGAAATTGCAAGCAGACTTAACTTAAAAATAGTCACTCCTGAAGAAATCTATAATGAACACTTTAAAGAGGATGATGTGGATAATGCTAAAAAAGAGAGAATAGTTCATGGAGTAAGTCCTGATGAAAATATTATGGTTAATAGTGTAGTCATAGGTAAATCCAACTCTGATAAACTTACATTAATAGCTGAAAATGGTTATATTGTTGATATTAAAGGAGGAGTTTTAAAAGAGCATGGGCTTGAAAAACTTGGTAAAATTGACTTAGATAAAGCCATTATTAAAACAGGGCTTCTTAGAAAAGCTAAGGTTACACCAAGGATAATTAATGCAGAACATTCTTCTGATTTATTTAAAATAGCTTTTCTAGATCATGCTGGTGAAGATGTGTATAAATATAAGGATGTGGATGCAGTTGTCACAATAGGCGATGACACTACTTTAATTTCATCAGATATATTATATAGGTTTAATATTCCAATTATTGGTATTACTGATGGGGATTTGGATAAAGTTGTTGAAGATGGATTCAAAGCTGATAAATCAGTGATATTTGAACTTGAATCTGGTCATGATGATATTGTTGGTGGTGAAATTTTTAATGAAATTTTTAAAGGAAATTT